One region of Vitis vinifera cultivar Pinot Noir 40024 chromosome 1, ASM3070453v1 genomic DNA includes:
- the LOC104880658 gene encoding demethylepipodophyllotoxin synthase-like has protein sequence MNWKKKPKPADLTPMLVKQTRNSMDVEVNLRLGSVMDFLHALLVVAVAGLLGMVLLCKVWRIQVRKGRSAPKPYGAWPFRGHLHVLCDQTPIFRTLGGMADKFGHVFMIRLGVHCMLVVTDHEAVKECFTINYKVFTSCPSFSFGKLLGYNYAAFGFVPYGPLWREICKLLKMEILIARRLDALKHV, from the coding sequence ATGAATTGGAAAAAGAAGCCCAAGCCAGCAGATTTGACTCCAATGTTAGTGAAACAAACCCGAAATAGTATGGATGTGGAAGTGAATCTTAGACTAGGCTCTGTAATGGATTTCCTTCATGCTTTACTTGTAGTAGCAGTTGCAGGGCTTCTAGGGATGGTTTTATTATGTAAGGTATGGAGAATTCAGGTGAGAAAGGGAAGGTCAGCACCAAAACCATATGGGGCATGGCCATTTAGAGGCCACCTTCATGTATTATGCGACCAAACCCCAATTTTCCGAACCCTTGGAGGCATGGCTGATAAGTTTGGTCACGTGTTCATGATCCGACTTGGAGTGCACTGCATGCTAGTGGTGACTGACCATGAAGCTGTTAAAGAATGTTTCACTATCAACTACAAGGTCTTTACGTCTTGCCCAAGTTTTAGCTTTGGAAAGCTCTTGGGTTACAACTATGCGGCGTTTGGTTTTGTACCTTATGGACCTCTTTGGCGTGAGATATGCAAGCTTTTAAAGATGGAAATTCTTATCGCCCGACGTCTTGATGCTTTGAAGCATGTGTAg